A single region of the Raphanus sativus cultivar WK10039 chromosome 1, ASM80110v3, whole genome shotgun sequence genome encodes:
- the LOC108834357 gene encoding uncharacterized protein LOC108834357 codes for MASSIIKPAYAYTVVYVRDVAKSVEFYSRAFGYNVRRLDESHRWGELESGQTTIAFTPLHQHETDDLTGKVQSTCSERERAPLEVCFCYLDVDAAFKRAVENGAVAVSEPEDKEWGQKVGYVRDIDGIVVRIGSHVK; via the exons ATGGCGTCGAGTATCATTAAACCAGCGTATGCTTACACGGTGGTGTACGTTAGGGACGTAGCGAAATCCGTAGAATTCTACTCGAGAGCCTTTGGTTACAACGTTCGTCGTCTTGACGAGTCCCACAG gTGGGGAGAGCTAGAGAGCGGGCAAACAACGATAGCATTCACACCGCTTCACCAGCATGAGACGGATGACCTAACCGGTAAAGTTCAGTCTACGTGTTCAGAACGTGAGAGAGCACCCCTTGAAGTCTGTTTCTGTTACCTTGATGTTGACGCGGCCTTCAAG AGGGCTGTGGAGAATGGTGCGGTGGCAGTGAGCGAGCCGGAGGACAAGGAGTGGGGCCAGAAGGTTGGATACGTTCGAGACATTGACGGAATTGTTGTACGCATCGGAAGCCACGTTAAGTGA
- the LOC108834354 gene encoding histone H4, with protein MSGRGKGGKGLGKGGAKRHRKVLRDNIQGITKPAIRRLARRGGVKRISGLIYEETRGVLKIFLENVIRDAVTYTEHARRKTVTAMDVVYALKRQGRTLYGFGG; from the coding sequence ATGTCAGGAAGAGGGAAAGGAGGAAAGGGATTGGGAAAGGGAGGAGCCAAGAGGCACAGGAAGGTGCTGAGGGATAACATCCAAGGTATCACCAAGCCTGCTATCCGTCGTCTTGCTCGCCGAGGTGGAGTCAAGCGTATAAGCGGTCTGATCTACGAGGAGACAAGAGGAGTCCTCAAGATCTTCCTCGAGAATGTCATCCGCGACGCCGTCACCTACACCGAGCACGCCAGGAGGAAAACCGTCACCGCCATGGATGTGGTCTATGCGTTGAAGAGGCAGGGACGCACTCTCTACGGTTTCGGCGGTTAA